A genomic region of Chryseobacterium sp. KACC 21268 contains the following coding sequences:
- a CDS encoding phospho-sugar mutase, producing MSDTTPTLDKAKLWLSETFDEETRKKVQTLIDSESPDLEDSFYRELEFGTGGMRGIMGVGTNRLNKYTLGQATQGLANYLHQQFSGEEIKVAIAYDVRHNSKEFGKVVADVLTANGIKVLLFKDHRPTPELSFTVRDKKCNAGIVLTASHNPPEYNGYKVYWNDGAQIVPPDDENIIREVYATKFENIKFDGNDDLIEWIGDDQDDVYVDACMENSLYQNVGRDNLNIVFTSIHGTTYTTVPKALKKAGFTKVDLVQEQMIPSGNFPTVASPNPEEPAALSMAMDLAEITNADIVIGTDPDGDRLGIAVRNLEGEIQLLNGNQCNTILTYYILDQWKKAGKITGKEFIGSTIVTSDIFFDVAEKFGVDCKVGLTGFKWIGKMIRDFEGQEKFICGGEESFGFMTGDFVRDKDSCGSILTACEIAAWCKANGTTVYQYMIDIYKEVGFYYEGLINVVRKGRSGAEEIQEMMKNFRENPPKEIAGSPVEEVKDFKEQTCFVVSKNEKKVMDDIPKSNVLIYYTQDGTKVCVRPSGTEPKIKFYVSVKDSITSEQDFVEKLPKLEEKINKVKQDLNL from the coding sequence ATGTCAGATACAACACCAACTTTAGATAAAGCAAAACTTTGGCTTTCCGAAACATTTGACGAAGAAACCAGAAAAAAAGTTCAAACTTTGATCGATTCCGAATCTCCAGATCTGGAAGATTCTTTCTACAGAGAATTAGAATTCGGAACTGGCGGAATGCGCGGCATAATGGGCGTTGGGACCAATCGTCTTAATAAATATACATTAGGACAAGCGACTCAAGGTCTAGCCAACTATCTTCATCAGCAATTTTCCGGCGAGGAAATCAAAGTGGCGATTGCTTATGATGTGAGACATAATTCTAAGGAATTCGGGAAAGTGGTGGCTGATGTTTTGACGGCTAACGGAATCAAGGTTTTGTTGTTCAAAGATCACCGTCCAACGCCGGAATTGTCCTTCACCGTTCGTGATAAAAAATGTAACGCTGGAATCGTTTTGACGGCTTCTCATAATCCACCTGAATATAATGGTTATAAGGTTTATTGGAATGACGGTGCGCAAATCGTTCCGCCAGATGACGAAAATATCATCAGAGAAGTTTATGCAACCAAATTCGAAAATATCAAGTTTGATGGAAACGATGATTTGATAGAATGGATTGGCGATGATCAGGATGATGTTTACGTTGATGCTTGTATGGAAAACTCTCTTTATCAGAATGTTGGTAGGGATAATTTGAATATCGTTTTCACATCCATCCACGGAACAACCTACACAACTGTTCCAAAAGCACTTAAAAAAGCTGGATTTACAAAAGTGGATCTGGTGCAGGAACAAATGATTCCAAGCGGAAACTTTCCAACTGTTGCTTCCCCAAATCCAGAAGAGCCAGCAGCACTTTCTATGGCGATGGACCTTGCGGAAATTACCAATGCTGATATCGTGATCGGAACAGATCCAGATGGCGACAGATTGGGAATTGCAGTGAGAAATCTTGAAGGCGAAATCCAATTGTTGAATGGAAATCAATGTAATACAATTCTTACTTATTATATATTAGATCAATGGAAAAAAGCGGGGAAAATTACCGGAAAAGAATTCATTGGTTCTACGATTGTGACGTCTGATATTTTCTTTGATGTTGCAGAGAAATTCGGTGTTGACTGCAAAGTTGGATTGACCGGTTTCAAATGGATCGGGAAAATGATCCGTGATTTTGAAGGTCAGGAAAAGTTCATTTGCGGTGGCGAAGAGAGTTTCGGATTTATGACCGGAGATTTCGTGAGAGACAAGGATTCTTGCGGTTCTATCTTGACAGCTTGTGAGATCGCTGCTTGGTGTAAAGCCAATGGAACGACAGTTTATCAATATATGATTGATATCTACAAAGAAGTTGGATTCTACTATGAAGGCTTGATCAACGTAGTGAGAAAGGGAAGAAGTGGTGCAGAAGAGATCCAGGAAATGATGAAGAACTTCCGCGAAAATCCTCCAAAAGAAATCGCTGGTTCTCCTGTGGAAGAAGTAAAAGATTTCAAAGAGCAAACTTGTTTTGTGGTTTCCAAAAACGAGAAAAAGGTGATGGATGATATTCCAAAATCTAACGTTTTGATCTATTATACCCAAGATGGAACCAAGGTTTGCGTGCGTCCTTCCGGAACTGAGCCGAAGATCAAATTCTATGTTTCTGTGAAAGATTCTATAACTTCTGAGCAAGATTTCGTAGAAAAGCTTCCTAAGTTGGAAGAGAAGATCAATAAAGTAAAACAGGATCTCAACCTGTAA
- a CDS encoding glycosyltransferase family 2 protein: MNLSIIIPLLNEQDSLEELFTRIDTVCQANKLSYEVWFIDDGSTDLSWSIIENLKIQHPQIHGIKFSKNYGKSQALHAAFEKVNGDVIITMDADLQDFPEEIPELYEMVKVGNYDIVSGWKKKRFDNVMTKNIPSKLFNSAARKVSGVSLHDFNCGLKAYKKQVVKSIDVYGDMHRYIPVLAANAGFRNITEKPVQHQARPYGTSKFGTERFVRGFLDLVTLWFVSRFGGRPMHFFGAAGTLMFIIGFLSAIWLGISKLIDVYIFKVYGNLIADNPWFFIALTMMIMGSLLFVAGFLGELIIRTNREHKNYHIEELI; the protein is encoded by the coding sequence ATGAATCTCTCAATAATCATCCCATTACTCAACGAGCAAGACTCTCTGGAAGAGCTGTTCACCAGGATTGACACCGTTTGTCAGGCCAACAAGCTGTCTTACGAAGTTTGGTTCATAGATGACGGAAGCACCGACCTCTCTTGGTCCATCATCGAAAATCTGAAAATCCAGCATCCGCAAATCCACGGGATTAAATTCTCCAAAAACTACGGAAAATCACAAGCACTTCACGCTGCTTTCGAAAAGGTAAATGGTGATGTTATTATCACGATGGACGCTGATTTACAGGACTTTCCGGAAGAAATTCCTGAACTTTACGAAATGGTAAAAGTAGGAAATTACGACATCGTTTCCGGTTGGAAAAAGAAACGTTTTGATAATGTGATGACCAAAAATATTCCGTCAAAATTATTCAATTCTGCAGCTAGAAAAGTGTCCGGCGTTTCGCTTCACGATTTCAATTGCGGACTGAAAGCCTACAAAAAACAAGTAGTGAAATCCATCGATGTTTACGGCGATATGCACAGATATATTCCAGTTTTGGCGGCCAATGCAGGTTTCAGAAATATTACGGAAAAACCGGTTCAGCACCAGGCAAGACCTTATGGAACTTCGAAATTTGGGACGGAAAGATTTGTTCGCGGATTTTTGGATTTGGTGACACTTTGGTTCGTTAGCAGATTTGGCGGAAGACCGATGCATTTCTTTGGCGCAGCGGGAACTTTGATGTTTATCATTGGATTTTTGTCAGCCATTTGGTTGGGAATTTCAAAGCTTATTGATGTTTATATCTTCAAAGTTTACGGAAATCTAATTGCGGATAATCCTTGGTTTTTCATTGCTTTGACGATGATGATAATGGGAAGTTTGCTTTTCGTTGCTGGATTCTTAGGTGAATTGATTATCAGAACAAATCGGGAACATAAGAATTATCATATTGAGGAATTAATTTAA
- a CDS encoding restriction endonuclease subunit R: protein MELNKFIWNNYKESKEGQELISFFKDGDFNEILSRFIDKKNKDLEYYNHTLNVFSQCEFEFDEKNGITENAKNLFNYFIENGLILEDEEGEFSYFEKEDYDFLLDVIEPYSLYLFDVFPDYFFPYFFKLEFAKFQKICDTFNINIPKVPLKNNKKERLNYYLKLCNVFFEFRQNNDIDGFEFSSFLYDFAPKYIGFKEVENLPEPTNIWLCGGAKEDYPYLLKATSYTTYFWQGNEDTKRGDIIVMYCLSPKSNIEFVCRALNDGVRDPFFHYYGSITLGHIKKVEAIHISQIKADEHLKNLPIVKKNLQGVNGTQINNEDYKRILYLLEEKGEDISRLPKFSIVDFKLNFDCINERDVEIKIVEPFLEQLNFSENDWLRQFSVRMGRGERNYPDYVFFADKNKGYEKAKMLLETKFIIKNNRELEDTFQQAHSYALRLEAQKIVICDKDFVWIYSRKNDSFDRTKYFKFNWQEINNPDIYNQIKKLIGKDFIK from the coding sequence ATGGAATTAAACAAATTCATTTGGAATAATTATAAAGAAAGTAAGGAGGGGCAAGAGTTAATATCTTTTTTCAAAGATGGAGATTTTAATGAAATCCTATCAAGATTTATTGATAAAAAGAACAAAGATTTAGAATATTATAATCATACTTTAAATGTCTTCTCGCAATGTGAATTTGAATTTGATGAGAAAAATGGCATCACTGAAAATGCTAAAAACTTATTCAATTATTTCATAGAAAATGGTTTGATTCTGGAAGATGAGGAAGGCGAATTTTCTTATTTTGAAAAAGAAGATTATGATTTCCTTTTAGATGTAATTGAACCTTATTCTTTATATCTATTTGATGTTTTTCCGGATTATTTTTTTCCTTATTTTTTCAAATTAGAGTTTGCAAAATTTCAAAAAATATGTGATACATTCAATATTAATATTCCTAAAGTTCCACTAAAAAATAATAAAAAAGAAAGGCTCAATTATTACTTAAAATTATGTAATGTTTTCTTTGAATTCAGACAAAATAATGATATAGATGGATTTGAGTTTTCCTCATTTCTGTATGATTTCGCTCCAAAATATATTGGTTTTAAAGAAGTCGAAAATTTACCAGAGCCTACTAATATTTGGCTTTGTGGAGGAGCAAAGGAAGATTATCCATATTTATTAAAAGCGACTTCATATACGACTTATTTTTGGCAAGGAAATGAGGATACAAAAAGAGGAGATATAATCGTAATGTATTGCCTTTCTCCAAAAAGTAATATTGAATTTGTTTGCAGGGCGCTTAATGATGGTGTCAGAGACCCATTTTTTCATTATTATGGAAGTATAACTTTAGGCCATATAAAAAAAGTTGAAGCAATTCATATTTCTCAGATTAAAGCTGACGAACATTTAAAAAATCTTCCAATCGTTAAAAAAAATCTTCAAGGTGTAAATGGAACTCAAATTAATAATGAAGATTATAAAAGGATTTTATATTTATTAGAAGAAAAAGGTGAAGATATATCTAGATTACCTAAGTTTTCTATTGTTGATTTTAAATTAAACTTTGATTGCATAAATGAAAGGGATGTAGAGATTAAAATTGTTGAACCATTCCTTGAACAACTCAATTTTTCAGAAAACGACTGGCTTCGCCAATTCTCTGTAAGAATGGGAAGAGGAGAACGGAATTATCCAGATTACGTTTTCTTTGCGGATAAAAACAAAGGCTATGAAAAAGCAAAAATGCTTTTGGAAACAAAATTCATTATTAAAAACAATAGAGAATTAGAAGATACTTTTCAACAAGCTCATTCTTATGCATTACGATTAGAAGCACAAAAAATCGTAATTTGCGATAAAGATTTTGTTTGGATTTATTCAAGAAAAAATGATAGTTTCGACAGAACAAAATATTTTAAATTTAATTGGCAAGAGATTAATAATCCTGACATTTATAACCAAATTAAAAAGTTAATTGGTAAAGATTTTATTAAATGA
- a CDS encoding DUF2807 domain-containing protein: MRKLIYLFSIIAIVSCGKVTPKGEIQSKDVELAEFSKLDLKGKFRVFYIQSPHNFVNVETYPNVFENLKIEVKDKNLSITEKSATDKVDFYNITIYGKNPFDDIKISDSVELNISSQMKVENFSLHLKDNAKFIGSVISEKSTIEMLNKSRANLLGKTTLAKINIRDTASIISPYWYIKDLEIESQNGNYAELNVDEEIKGKIGNTSKLIYYGNPSKKLKVTEKATIENKKIN; the protein is encoded by the coding sequence ATGAGAAAACTAATATATTTATTTTCGATAATAGCAATCGTTTCCTGCGGAAAAGTAACACCAAAAGGTGAGATTCAATCGAAAGATGTTGAATTGGCCGAGTTTTCAAAACTTGATTTGAAAGGGAAATTCCGAGTGTTTTATATTCAAAGTCCACACAATTTCGTGAATGTGGAAACTTATCCAAACGTTTTCGAAAATCTGAAAATCGAAGTTAAAGACAAAAACTTATCTATTACGGAGAAAAGTGCAACAGATAAAGTTGACTTTTATAATATTACTATCTACGGAAAAAATCCTTTTGATGATATTAAAATATCTGATTCAGTGGAACTTAATATCTCCAGCCAGATGAAAGTTGAAAATTTTTCACTTCATTTGAAAGATAATGCTAAATTTATAGGTTCAGTGATTTCAGAAAAGTCGACCATCGAAATGTTGAATAAAAGTAGAGCTAACTTGTTGGGAAAAACAACTTTAGCAAAAATTAACATCAGAGATACAGCGAGCATTATTTCACCGTATTGGTACATCAAAGATTTGGAAATCGAGTCCCAAAACGGAAATTATGCAGAACTGAATGTGGATGAGGAAATCAAAGGTAAAATCGGAAATACTTCAAAATTGATTTATTACGGAAATCCTTCGAAAAAATTGAAAGTCACTGAGAAAGCGACCATCGAGAATAAGAAAATTAATTAA
- a CDS encoding PIN domain-containing protein — protein MKYFIDTNLILDFLSGREPFAENANAIFNLAYNNQITLFASSQSILTSHYILKKAFAEDKVRKSLSEILDLIEVVSVTKSILQKALKSKHKDYEDAVQIFCAHHIENLEGIITRDLKDFSTSEIPVFAPDEALNLIQKKYL, from the coding sequence ATGAAGTACTTTATTGACACAAATTTGATTCTCGATTTTTTATCTGGCAGAGAACCTTTTGCCGAAAATGCTAATGCTATTTTTAATTTGGCCTACAATAATCAAATAACACTTTTTGCATCTTCTCAATCTATTTTAACTTCTCATTATATTTTGAAAAAAGCGTTTGCAGAAGATAAAGTAAGGAAAAGTTTATCTGAAATTCTTGACCTAATAGAAGTTGTTTCTGTCACGAAATCTATTTTGCAGAAAGCTCTAAAATCTAAGCACAAAGATTATGAAGATGCTGTACAAATATTTTGTGCTCATCACATCGAAAACTTGGAGGGCATTATAACAAGAGATTTGAAAGATTTTTCCACATCCGAAATTCCTGTTTTTGCACCAGACGAAGCTTTAAATCTCATTCAAAAGAAATATCTTTGA